A genomic window from Candidatus Eremiobacteraceae bacterium includes:
- a CDS encoding sigma-70 family RNA polymerase sigma factor — MAVDDTQLVKRVAAGEHDAFATLYDRHAALVYGIARRVLDNQQQAEDITQSVFLQIWSRPQAFAGGNFAGWLARVARNAALDVLRSAAVRKREPEMPTEMPSEIALEDQVFEQARSAAVKVAVAALPDDQRQAIEYAYFGGLSYREVAERLNAPLGTVKSRIRIGLRRLFESLHQAVPS, encoded by the coding sequence ATGGCCGTAGACGATACGCAGCTCGTCAAACGGGTCGCGGCGGGCGAACACGATGCGTTCGCAACGCTGTACGATCGCCACGCAGCTCTGGTCTACGGCATCGCACGGCGTGTTCTCGACAATCAGCAGCAGGCCGAGGACATCACGCAAAGCGTTTTCTTGCAGATCTGGTCGCGGCCTCAGGCATTCGCCGGCGGAAATTTCGCCGGTTGGCTCGCGCGCGTGGCGCGCAATGCTGCGCTCGATGTCTTACGCAGCGCTGCGGTCCGCAAACGCGAACCCGAGATGCCGACAGAGATGCCGTCCGAGATCGCGCTCGAAGATCAGGTCTTTGAGCAGGCGCGCTCGGCAGCGGTCAAAGTCGCGGTCGCGGCGCTCCCGGACGATCAGCGCCAAGCGATCGAGTATGCGTATTTCGGCGGGCTGTCGTATCGCGAAGTCGCCGAACGGCTCAACGCGCCTCTCGGCACGGTGAAGAGCCGGATCCGGATCGGCTTGCGCCGACTATTCGAGTCGCTCCATCAGGCGGTGCCGTCGTGA
- a CDS encoding LuxR C-terminal-related transcriptional regulator yields MTQDLESTNASAQTAHDEPFSAGELLTQRELEVLALMGHGLTNKEIAQRLAISRRTVETHIHHLLDKLGATTRTRAVVEAGRLGLLEAAAPARMSVSQKNNLPIQLTALSGRTEELAVVQALLDGSRLLTLSGSGGVGKTRIAVRVGLDRLDRHRDGVWFLDLSPLTDPSLVPAVVAKTLATRDVLRATPTESIVNNLANAQSLLIFDNCEHVLESAAALIDEILRRCPGVSIIATSRQSLGVESEVVHRVPSLSVPENVAVLDAEQAATFGAVEMFVDRARASDTRFALTDENVAAVAEICIRLDGIPLAIELAASRTNTLDVHSLARKLGDRFSLLTGGARTALPRHKTLTALIDWSYDHLSADERRLLNRLGVFCGFTLDAATAVCGGEGLNSDDFVDLVAALVDKSLVAVEAGPRGERFRLLETTKAYVLEELAIAGEGQLLARRHADYFLQQAIQADERYGYGSAAVWLATVELDIENYRAAMRWGLSARNDIATGAAIAGHLERLWFLGGLAGEARAWVALGLESIDEERQPAIAARLWRARARFMQGEPMRASAERALKLYERVGDMRGVAYSLRMLAYSLLQTGSTDEAHRVIERAVAAFRERGDKVGIASCLGLLGVSAYAQGDLAAGRRHYIQAVAACREIGDELATADVLGNFGELEFADGHPERALRLVTESLEITSRGKEVANLAIDHNNRAAYCVALGRLEDARESAQAGLRCARGERNEWNTYVALQHLALLKAISGGATSAANILGYVNAQYERLALEREATEKWAYMRLLEELRKRLSPIEFDELLVEGSAWSEDMAVEAALTP; encoded by the coding sequence ATGACACAGGACCTCGAATCGACAAATGCGTCCGCGCAGACGGCGCACGACGAACCGTTTTCAGCGGGTGAGTTGCTCACTCAACGCGAGCTCGAAGTTCTTGCATTGATGGGGCACGGGTTGACGAACAAAGAGATCGCACAGCGTCTGGCGATTAGTCGCCGCACGGTCGAGACGCATATCCATCATCTTCTCGATAAACTCGGCGCGACGACCCGCACAAGGGCGGTGGTCGAAGCCGGGCGGCTCGGTCTGCTCGAGGCGGCCGCACCCGCCCGGATGTCCGTTTCGCAGAAGAACAACTTGCCGATCCAGCTCACCGCACTCAGCGGGAGGACTGAGGAGTTAGCGGTCGTGCAAGCGTTGCTCGATGGCAGCCGCTTACTCACGCTGTCCGGATCAGGAGGGGTCGGCAAGACGAGAATTGCGGTTCGCGTCGGCCTCGACAGGTTGGATCGTCACCGCGACGGCGTGTGGTTCCTCGATCTCTCTCCGCTCACCGATCCTTCGCTCGTGCCGGCGGTCGTCGCGAAGACGCTCGCAACCCGCGACGTTCTCCGAGCGACGCCCACCGAAAGCATCGTCAATAACCTCGCCAACGCGCAGTCGCTCCTCATCTTCGACAACTGCGAGCACGTGCTGGAGAGCGCCGCGGCGTTGATCGATGAAATCCTACGAAGATGCCCCGGTGTTTCTATTATCGCGACGTCCCGCCAATCGCTTGGCGTCGAAAGCGAGGTCGTGCACCGGGTGCCGTCGTTGTCTGTGCCGGAGAACGTTGCGGTCTTAGATGCCGAGCAGGCCGCGACATTCGGCGCTGTCGAGATGTTCGTCGATCGTGCGCGCGCATCAGACACGCGCTTCGCGCTTACGGACGAGAACGTCGCCGCGGTCGCCGAGATCTGCATCCGCCTCGATGGCATTCCGCTTGCGATCGAGTTGGCCGCGAGCCGGACCAACACGCTGGACGTCCACAGCCTTGCGCGTAAGCTCGGGGACCGTTTCAGTCTGCTGACCGGTGGGGCAAGGACCGCGTTGCCGCGGCATAAGACGCTCACCGCGCTGATCGACTGGAGTTACGACCATTTATCTGCGGACGAACGGCGGCTGCTCAACAGGCTCGGCGTCTTTTGCGGCTTCACGCTCGATGCGGCAACAGCGGTTTGCGGCGGCGAAGGGCTGAATTCCGATGATTTCGTTGATCTCGTGGCCGCGCTGGTCGACAAGTCGCTTGTCGCGGTTGAGGCGGGGCCACGCGGGGAGCGCTTCCGTCTCCTTGAGACGACCAAGGCGTACGTGCTTGAGGAGCTTGCGATCGCGGGAGAGGGGCAGCTGCTCGCTCGACGGCACGCCGACTATTTTTTGCAGCAAGCGATCCAGGCCGATGAACGCTACGGATATGGGTCTGCCGCTGTTTGGCTCGCAACGGTCGAGCTCGACATAGAGAACTACCGCGCCGCGATGCGCTGGGGGTTGAGCGCGCGGAACGACATCGCGACCGGCGCCGCCATCGCCGGTCACCTAGAGCGGCTTTGGTTTCTCGGCGGACTTGCGGGTGAGGCGCGGGCTTGGGTCGCGCTCGGCCTCGAATCCATCGATGAAGAACGCCAACCGGCCATCGCGGCCCGGCTCTGGCGCGCGCGCGCGCGATTCATGCAGGGCGAACCGATGCGAGCCAGCGCCGAGCGAGCCCTCAAACTCTACGAGCGCGTCGGCGACATGCGCGGCGTGGCCTACTCTCTCCGCATGCTCGCGTATAGCTTGCTCCAAACCGGCAGCACCGATGAAGCGCATCGCGTCATCGAGCGTGCTGTCGCCGCGTTTCGCGAGCGGGGGGACAAGGTCGGCATCGCGTCGTGCCTCGGTCTTCTCGGCGTGAGTGCATATGCGCAAGGCGACCTCGCGGCCGGACGGCGACACTACATCCAGGCCGTTGCCGCGTGCAGAGAGATCGGCGACGAACTTGCCACGGCGGACGTACTTGGCAATTTTGGTGAGCTCGAATTCGCGGACGGTCATCCTGAACGCGCGCTTCGACTCGTGACGGAATCGCTTGAGATCACGTCGCGGGGCAAGGAAGTGGCCAACCTCGCGATTGACCACAATAATCGCGCCGCGTATTGCGTCGCGCTCGGACGATTGGAGGACGCAAGAGAATCGGCCCAAGCAGGTTTGCGATGTGCGCGTGGTGAGCGCAACGAGTGGAATACCTATGTGGCACTGCAACATCTCGCATTGCTAAAAGCGATCAGCGGTGGGGCCACGTCGGCGGCTAACATCTTGGGCTACGTCAACGCGCAATACGAGCGACTCGCTCTCGAACGCGAAGCGACGGAAAAATGGGCGTATATGCGACTGCTGGAGGAGCTCCGAAAACGGCTTTCCCCGATTGAGTTCGACGAGTTGCTCGTCGAAGGTTCGGCTTGGTCCGAGGACATGGCGGTCGAGGCTGCGTTGACCCCCTAA
- a CDS encoding DUF4331 family protein: MNSRIIRSAGGLTAIAALAAAAFIYAGHAAQASDHQDSPTTVARPGADITDVFVYQAPDNAANVVLQMNVHPLIPTGMGPSTFFDPAVMYQFKVENNSPLTGNENLVLQFQATGTGASQQINVYGPSAPLVTGTNSRFVAKVGSVTYNTVAGALPNGIRVWAGPEKDNFFFDLARFFQILPDRNYQNQPNPPPPDPALGFRGFTSAYNTLHGTSCDTSASQDILSANGFNVLAIIAEVPKSMLGTGKIGVWATTSTVSGQ; encoded by the coding sequence ATGAACTCTCGTATCATAAGGTCCGCCGGCGGTCTAACGGCGATCGCGGCGCTTGCCGCCGCGGCCTTCATCTATGCGGGCCACGCCGCGCAGGCATCGGACCATCAGGACTCGCCGACCACCGTCGCGCGGCCGGGCGCGGACATCACGGACGTTTTCGTGTATCAGGCGCCGGACAACGCGGCGAACGTCGTTTTGCAGATGAATGTTCACCCGCTCATCCCGACAGGAATGGGTCCGTCCACGTTCTTCGATCCGGCCGTCATGTATCAGTTCAAGGTCGAGAACAACTCGCCGCTCACCGGCAACGAAAACCTCGTACTGCAATTCCAAGCGACGGGCACGGGCGCGTCGCAGCAGATCAACGTCTACGGTCCATCCGCTCCGCTCGTCACGGGAACCAACTCCAGATTCGTGGCGAAGGTCGGATCGGTCACCTATAACACGGTCGCGGGCGCGCTGCCGAATGGCATCCGCGTATGGGCGGGACCGGAGAAGGACAATTTCTTCTTCGACTTAGCGCGTTTCTTCCAGATCTTGCCCGACCGCAATTACCAGAACCAGCCCAACCCGCCGCCGCCGGACCCAGCGCTTGGTTTCCGCGGATTCACGTCCGCCTACAACACGCTGCACGGCACGTCGTGCGACACGTCGGCCTCGCAAGACATCCTATCCGCCAACGGTTTCAACGTCCTCGCCATCATCGCAGAAGTTCCGAAGTCGATGCTGGGGACCGGCAAGATCGGCGTATGGGCCACCACCAGCACGGTCTCCGGTCAATAG
- a CDS encoding anti-sigma factor, which produces MTTAHTDELLELASLCALDALNESERATALAHIRECPVCADEYAAALAATGGLAAAAAEQPPAALRAHVLGAAMARSRASAPVSLFRRKRFYAAIVAVAAAIAALIVFGSPSNREQSWAIACLPGATACSASGRVIAADGVLRLEATGLSALPPGKVYQAWIIQPGGKPVPEPTFEADAHGHGAATVPGHQPKGTLLAVTVEPAGGSKAPTTKPFIAATLN; this is translated from the coding sequence GTGACAACCGCGCACACCGACGAACTGCTCGAGCTCGCTTCGCTCTGTGCGCTCGATGCGCTGAACGAAAGCGAGCGGGCGACCGCGCTCGCGCATATCCGCGAGTGCCCCGTGTGTGCCGACGAATATGCAGCCGCGCTTGCGGCCACCGGCGGATTGGCCGCAGCTGCCGCCGAGCAACCGCCGGCAGCGCTTCGAGCACACGTCCTCGGCGCCGCCATGGCTCGCTCGCGGGCAAGCGCACCGGTTTCGCTGTTCCGGCGCAAGCGCTTCTACGCGGCGATCGTCGCGGTCGCCGCCGCGATTGCCGCGCTGATCGTCTTCGGATCGCCGAGCAACCGCGAGCAATCGTGGGCGATCGCGTGTCTTCCGGGCGCGACGGCGTGCAGCGCAAGCGGGCGAGTCATCGCCGCCGACGGCGTATTGCGATTGGAAGCGACCGGCTTGTCGGCACTACCGCCTGGAAAAGTGTATCAGGCTTGGATCATCCAGCCCGGCGGCAAGCCTGTTCCCGAGCCGACGTTCGAAGCCGATGCGCACGGTCACGGCGCCGCGACCGTGCCGGGTCACCAACCGAAGGGCACGCTGCTTGCGGTCACCGTGGAGCCCGCCGGCGGATCAAAAGCTCCGACCACCAAGCCATTCATCGCCGCAACGCTGAATTGA
- a CDS encoding cytidylate kinase-like family protein gives MIVAIGRELGSGGRDVGERLARAMHAELLDNQIVDLVAARIGAPTAFVRSRDEHVESFVDRLFRVITAAYPESYGPDGLPDWSEERLVQLTESIIKERACGEPLVVIGRGAPVLLRDRQDVFRVFVAASHEGRIARLMRRGTPTREEALREIKRSDSHRAAYMQTYYHVDWRDASNYDLIVNTDRLGIDAAADAVLHAMRVPA, from the coding sequence ATGATCGTGGCGATCGGGCGTGAACTGGGATCGGGCGGCCGTGACGTCGGCGAGCGGCTTGCTCGTGCGATGCATGCTGAGCTGCTCGACAATCAGATCGTCGATCTTGTCGCCGCACGCATCGGCGCGCCGACTGCATTCGTGCGCTCGCGCGATGAACACGTCGAAAGTTTTGTCGATCGCCTATTCCGCGTGATCACGGCGGCCTATCCCGAATCGTATGGTCCTGACGGTCTGCCCGACTGGTCCGAAGAGCGGCTCGTGCAGCTCACCGAGAGCATTATCAAGGAACGAGCTTGCGGCGAGCCGCTCGTCGTGATCGGCCGAGGCGCGCCCGTTTTGCTGCGCGACCGACAGGATGTCTTTCGGGTCTTCGTCGCCGCTTCTCACGAAGGCCGCATCGCGCGGCTCATGCGCCGGGGAACGCCGACGCGCGAAGAAGCGCTACGCGAGATCAAGCGCTCGGATTCGCACCGCGCTGCGTACATGCAGACCTACTATCACGTCGACTGGCGCGACGCGTCCAACTATGATCTGATCGTTAACACCGATCGCCTCGGCATCGACGCCGCCGCCGATGCAGTCCTCCACGCGATGCGAGTCCCCGCGTAG
- a CDS encoding tetratricopeptide repeat protein — translation MRRSRAPLGILAFALIALAAWPAFVTRMNADAAPASVVSNFTPAPVTRDYLVRDNLVAFYERAVRRTPDDQIMARMLAGQYLMRFRERGDVGDLKRARIAASRSLVLQPRHNDGAESELGSVALSLHNFRAAKAYYEDVTRMAPWNHDGWANLASADMELGEYTAAREVLAKSQGPNVDAAWETSLARYDELTGDLKGAQAHLTIGMQQIDSVIDNPAEARAWYHFRAGELAFENGDADMTVRDLRDALTIFPDDARALNTLARVYCATHRWHEALEAAEKAAELVPLPETLGYEVDARRALGDKAGADETQDLIFAIQRIGNANGINDRAIAVFESEHGIRLDDAVRIARRDLASRDDLYAEDTLAWALAMDGRFAEARSHAARAVAVGTRDSRVLFHAGWISYRLGDKAKARLLLQSALAANPQFHPYYADWARAALHGLAMSR, via the coding sequence GTGAGACGATCGCGGGCCCCCCTGGGCATCCTCGCCTTCGCGCTGATCGCGCTGGCGGCGTGGCCCGCGTTCGTCACACGCATGAACGCCGATGCCGCACCGGCGTCGGTCGTCTCTAACTTTACTCCCGCGCCGGTCACGCGCGATTATCTCGTCCGCGATAACCTCGTCGCGTTTTACGAGCGAGCGGTGCGTCGCACACCCGATGATCAGATCATGGCGCGCATGCTCGCGGGCCAATACCTCATGCGCTTCCGCGAGCGTGGCGATGTCGGCGATTTGAAGCGAGCGCGAATCGCCGCGTCGCGCTCCCTCGTCTTGCAGCCGCGTCACAACGACGGCGCGGAGAGCGAACTCGGGTCGGTCGCGCTATCGCTGCACAACTTCCGCGCGGCGAAAGCCTATTATGAAGACGTGACGCGCATGGCGCCGTGGAATCACGACGGTTGGGCGAATCTCGCCTCGGCAGACATGGAACTCGGTGAATACACGGCGGCTCGCGAGGTTCTGGCCAAATCGCAGGGACCGAATGTCGATGCCGCGTGGGAGACTTCGCTCGCCCGCTACGACGAGCTCACCGGAGACTTGAAAGGCGCGCAAGCGCACCTCACGATCGGCATGCAACAGATCGACTCGGTGATCGACAACCCTGCAGAAGCGCGAGCGTGGTATCATTTCCGCGCGGGCGAGCTCGCCTTTGAGAACGGCGACGCTGACATGACGGTGCGTGACTTGCGCGATGCGCTCACGATCTTCCCCGACGATGCAAGAGCACTCAACACCCTCGCGCGCGTCTATTGCGCGACCCATCGCTGGCACGAAGCGCTCGAGGCTGCAGAGAAGGCGGCCGAACTCGTGCCGTTGCCGGAGACGCTCGGCTACGAAGTCGACGCGCGACGCGCGCTCGGCGACAAAGCCGGCGCCGACGAGACGCAAGATCTGATCTTCGCGATCCAACGCATCGGCAACGCGAACGGCATCAACGATCGCGCGATCGCGGTCTTCGAAAGCGAACACGGGATCCGGCTCGACGATGCAGTCCGCATCGCGCGTCGAGACCTCGCGTCGCGAGACGACCTCTACGCCGAGGACACGCTCGCGTGGGCGCTTGCGATGGATGGCCGATTCGCGGAGGCGCGCTCGCATGCCGCAAGAGCGGTCGCCGTCGGCACGCGCGACTCGCGCGTGCTCTTCCACGCGGGTTGGATCAGCTATCGTCTCGGCGACAAAGCCAAGGCGCGGCTGCTCTTGCAGAGCGCCCTCGCCGCAAATCCACAATTTCATCCGTATTATGCCGATTGGGCTCGTGCTGCGTTGCACGGACTCGCGATGTCCCGTTAA
- a CDS encoding beta-ketoacyl-[acyl-carrier-protein] synthase family protein, producing the protein MSRVFVTGIGAITPIGIGRKALWEGAIGGRRGVKSIDRFDTSEMRSKVAGQVDDFDATAFLDRKQAQRTERFSQFAISAARMAFDDAGMQLSGDHDDIGAWIGTALGGVVFAESQYKNYSQRGLRGVHPTLALNVFGASSCCNVAIHFGLHGPTQSNSNSCAAGAVAIGDAFRAVRDGVCRAALAGGVEAPLAPLTFGAFDIIKSMSTRNADPESASRPFDAGRDGFVMSEGACLLLLEREEDVIARDATPYAEIAGYALTNDGEHMTAPRDDGREAARAMLRALAEARVSPDDVDHVNAHGSATPLNDSTESRAIRAVLGAAADHIIVSGTKGMTGHALGATGAIEAGLCAMCIKESTVVPTVNLEMPGPDCDLRYSPEVATPLEQKVVLSNSFGFGGLNAALVFKSA; encoded by the coding sequence GTGAGCCGGGTCTTCGTCACCGGCATCGGCGCGATCACGCCGATCGGCATCGGTCGGAAAGCCCTTTGGGAGGGCGCCATCGGCGGACGGCGCGGCGTCAAATCGATCGATCGATTCGACACGTCGGAGATGCGTTCGAAGGTCGCGGGTCAAGTGGACGATTTCGACGCGACTGCATTCCTCGACCGCAAGCAGGCCCAGCGCACGGAGCGCTTCAGCCAGTTCGCGATCTCGGCGGCGCGCATGGCGTTCGACGATGCCGGCATGCAACTGAGCGGCGACCACGACGATATCGGCGCGTGGATCGGCACGGCGCTCGGCGGCGTCGTGTTCGCCGAGTCGCAGTACAAGAATTATTCGCAGCGCGGGCTGCGCGGCGTCCATCCGACCCTCGCGCTGAACGTGTTCGGCGCGTCATCGTGCTGCAACGTCGCGATTCACTTCGGTCTCCACGGGCCGACGCAATCCAATTCGAACTCGTGCGCCGCGGGAGCCGTCGCGATCGGCGACGCATTCCGCGCGGTACGCGACGGCGTGTGCCGCGCAGCGCTCGCCGGCGGTGTCGAAGCACCGCTCGCTCCGCTGACGTTCGGCGCATTCGACATCATCAAGTCGATGTCGACGCGCAACGCCGATCCGGAAAGCGCGAGCCGGCCGTTCGACGCGGGGCGCGACGGCTTTGTCATGTCGGAAGGCGCATGCCTCTTGCTGCTCGAGCGCGAGGAAGACGTGATCGCGCGAGATGCCACACCTTACGCGGAGATCGCCGGCTACGCATTGACCAACGACGGCGAACACATGACCGCGCCGCGCGACGACGGGCGCGAGGCCGCGCGGGCCATGCTGCGAGCGCTTGCGGAGGCGCGCGTTTCGCCGGACGACGTGGATCACGTCAACGCCCACGGATCGGCAACGCCTCTCAACGACTCGACCGAGAGCCGCGCGATCCGCGCGGTTCTCGGCGCCGCCGCCGATCACATCATCGTCTCCGGTACGAAGGGAATGACGGGGCACGCGCTCGGCGCGACGGGCGCGATAGAGGCCGGGCTCTGCGCGATGTGCATCAAGGAAAGCACGGTCGTTCCAACCGTCAATCTGGAAATGCCCGGGCCCGACTGCGATTTGCGCTATTCCCCGGAAGTCGCGACGCCGCTCGAACAGAAAGTCGTGTTGTCGAACAGCTTTGGTTTCGGCGGCCTCAACGCGGCGCTCGTCTTCAAGTCGGCCTAA
- a CDS encoding DUF4331 family protein — protein MRISLSQTVALTAVLVALAGCSHASTTPGPQTVKTYKQIERLSEPAVKEAFENFTDHDATNRTTPANDSLLQGEVNTFMTTVAGRSQATSNAIISVLFPFELQADMSVNLPAGGQPAGQYGAYLGIQTGGATGNTFGGRWLNDDTIKTSLGAIFGNTLAALGAAPEDNHESWCLADDNLSNGQGTFQSYSNTFPYVNAPY, from the coding sequence ATGCGCATTTCGCTCTCACAAACGGTCGCGCTGACGGCCGTGCTCGTCGCGCTCGCCGGCTGCAGCCACGCGTCCACGACACCCGGGCCGCAAACCGTCAAGACGTACAAGCAGATCGAACGGCTCTCGGAGCCCGCGGTCAAGGAAGCGTTCGAGAATTTTACGGATCACGACGCGACCAACCGCACCACACCGGCGAACGACAGCCTGCTCCAAGGCGAAGTGAACACGTTCATGACCACGGTGGCCGGCCGCAGCCAAGCGACGTCCAACGCGATCATCTCCGTTCTCTTCCCGTTCGAACTCCAGGCCGACATGAGCGTCAATCTTCCCGCCGGCGGACAGCCTGCCGGGCAGTATGGCGCGTATCTCGGAATCCAGACGGGCGGCGCCACCGGTAATACGTTCGGCGGCCGCTGGCTGAACGACGATACGATCAAGACATCGCTCGGCGCGATCTTCGGGAACACGCTCGCGGCGCTCGGCGCCGCCCCCGAAGACAACCACGAGTCGTGGTGTCTCGCCGACGACAACCTTTCGAACGGCCAAGGGACGTTCCAAAGCTACAGCAACACGTTCCCCTACGTCAACGCGCCGTACTGA
- a CDS encoding SRPBCC family protein yields MMRTASSVEIAAEPRAVYDLVEDIARWPQLLPHYRFVHVLREEPTERIAVMAARRGSIPVRWTAAERLFPGVPRIEFTHVAGWTKGMEVAWRFEPVAAGTRVTIDHELDLRRVPLVGDFLARRVIGDFFIHAIANATLARFKQLMERPA; encoded by the coding sequence ATGATGCGCACCGCGTCGTCCGTCGAGATCGCCGCCGAGCCGCGCGCGGTCTACGATCTCGTCGAGGACATCGCCCGTTGGCCGCAGCTCTTGCCGCACTACCGATTCGTTCACGTTCTGCGCGAGGAGCCGACAGAGCGCATCGCCGTCATGGCGGCGCGGCGCGGCAGCATACCCGTGCGATGGACCGCTGCAGAGCGTCTGTTTCCCGGCGTGCCGCGCATCGAATTCACGCACGTCGCAGGCTGGACAAAAGGCATGGAAGTCGCCTGGCGCTTCGAGCCGGTCGCCGCGGGCACGCGCGTCACGATAGATCACGAGCTCGACCTGCGGCGCGTGCCTCTTGTCGGGGACTTCCTCGCGCGCAGGGTCATCGGCGATTTCTTCATCCATGCGATTGCGAATGCGACGCTCGCGCGATTCAAACAGCTGATGGAGCGCCCAGCGTGA
- a CDS encoding pitrilysin family protein, whose product MSPRRNDSIPAMHQLRNGLRIVSTPMSSARTMSIAFAVRAGSVYDPPRSAGLAHFLEHLVFKATDDFSRPELAEAMQRCGNRFDPTTGKETISIAGTVPTSKLDDALALVASVTQRPRFDGDDVETERQVVLEELRDWEDDPSKRIEALADRTLWGTHPLGRDTGGTRSSVRAISRAQVRRFHRRYFHPRNAVLSLAGPMSHRDLIGIARKHFGDWRPEAAAVMPKRHPISADAPAFPQGRRSKVLRRSDTSQVWFSVSTTTPSYRHGYDAVLRAQLAQVLIGDGDGSRLWDGLRERMGLAYEVYATLDFYGESGVMSALCAVGRGRASAAVREMKRILDETADGFTREEFSRGKAALGAQIELSSDWNAANAARYAELALFDQPLVTPAQEFAMLDKVRPPEFNRFVKTNIRWDSAAVCAIGGGPALAAVRD is encoded by the coding sequence ATGTCACCGCGCCGGAACGACTCCATCCCCGCGATGCATCAACTTCGTAATGGATTGCGCATCGTCAGTACTCCCATGTCCAGTGCCCGCACCATGAGCATCGCATTTGCGGTCCGTGCGGGATCCGTCTACGATCCGCCGCGCTCGGCCGGGCTCGCACATTTCCTCGAACACCTCGTCTTCAAGGCGACGGACGACTTCTCGCGCCCCGAACTCGCGGAGGCGATGCAACGTTGCGGCAATCGATTCGACCCCACCACGGGGAAAGAGACCATCTCGATCGCGGGGACGGTGCCGACGAGCAAGCTGGACGACGCGCTCGCTCTTGTCGCAAGCGTGACACAGCGTCCGCGCTTCGATGGCGATGACGTCGAGACCGAACGACAAGTCGTGCTGGAAGAGCTGCGCGACTGGGAAGACGATCCGAGCAAGCGTATCGAGGCGCTTGCCGACCGCACGTTGTGGGGCACGCATCCGCTGGGCCGTGACACGGGCGGCACGCGATCGAGCGTGCGCGCGATTTCGCGCGCGCAAGTGCGACGCTTCCATCGCCGCTACTTCCATCCGCGCAATGCCGTGCTCAGTCTGGCCGGACCGATGTCGCACCGCGACCTTATTGGGATCGCGCGCAAGCATTTCGGAGACTGGCGGCCCGAGGCCGCGGCGGTTATGCCAAAGCGGCATCCGATCTCGGCCGATGCGCCTGCATTTCCGCAGGGACGTCGTTCTAAGGTATTGCGCCGCAGCGACACGTCGCAAGTCTGGTTTTCGGTTTCCACGACGACGCCATCGTATCGCCACGGCTACGACGCGGTTTTGCGCGCGCAACTGGCGCAGGTGCTGATCGGCGATGGCGATGGAAGCCGCCTCTGGGACGGACTGCGCGAGCGCATGGGGCTGGCGTATGAAGTATATGCCACGCTCGACTTTTACGGCGAATCCGGCGTGATGAGCGCGCTGTGCGCCGTGGGTCGCGGTCGCGCGAGCGCCGCTGTGCGTGAGATGAAGCGTATCTTGGATGAGACCGCTGACGGATTCACACGCGAGGAGTTCTCACGTGGGAAAGCGGCGCTCGGTGCGCAGATCGAGTTGAGTTCAGACTGGAACGCTGCAAATGCTGCGCGCTACGCCGAGCTCGCGCTTTTCGATCAGCCGCTCGTGACGCCGGCGCAGGAATTCGCGATGCTCGATAAAGTGCGCCCGCCGGAATTCAACCGCTTCGTCAAAACGAATATCCGCTGGGATTCCGCGGCGGTCTGCGCGATCGGCGGCGGCCCCGCACTCGCAGCCGTCCGCGACTAA